The region TGGGGTTAATGCAGGAAAGGATTACTTCAACAAAAAGAGGTTCAATCACATCAGTGCAGGCTGTTTACGTACCTGCGGATGATTTAACTGACCCGGCGCCGGCAACAACTTTTGCCCACCTTGATGCAACCACAGTACTTAGTCGTAAAATTGCTGAGTTAGGTATTTATCCTGCTGTTGATCCTTTGGATTCTTCTTCCAGAATTTTATCACCGGATATTGTAGGACATGAACATTATAATACAGCACAAAGAGTAATTCAAACACTTCAAAGATATAAAGACCTTCAGGAAATTATTGCGATTTTGGGTATGGAGGAGTTGTCAGAAGAAGACAGAATGGTTGTTTATCGTGCTCGTAAAGTTCAGCGTTTCCTTTCTCAGCCTTTCTTTGTAGCGGAACAGTTTACAGGATTAAAAGGTGTGTTAGTGCCAATAGAAGATACAATCAAAGGTTTTAACATGATTATGGATGGCGAGTGTGATGAGTATCCGGAAGCAGCTTTCAACCTTGTTGGATCAATTGAAGAAGCTATAGAAAAAGGTAAAAAACTACTGGAGCAACAGTAATATCAGTTTTAAGCTGATTTAAATAAGAAAAATAATATTAAGTATATGAAATTACAAGTGTTAACACCCGATAAAGTTATCTTCGAAGGAGAGTCTAAAGGAGTTCAGCTTCCGGGAATTAACGGCTCGTTTGAAATACTTGAAAATCACGCTCCAATTATTTCTGCATTGGCTCATGGAAAAGTTAGAATAACGAAAGCCGATGGTTCTGTTGAAAACTTATTGATAAAAGGTGGGATAGTAGACTGCCTTAAGAATAAAGTAATAGTACTTATTGAAGGAATTCAGGAAAAGAAAGACGAATCAAATAAATAAACTACATTGATTTTATGCTTGTCAATGTAATCTGTCCAAAGAGTAAATAAATCCGGTTTAATGATTTTTTCTCAAAAAAATGCAATTAAATAGTTCATATAGAAAAAATTAATTATGCCGAAGTGCTTCTCTGAATATGTTTATGTAAAAAACCTTTATTTAAAAGAAAAATATTGAATAATCACTTGATTTATTTTGCTTTTTTCTTGATTAAATTGATAAGTATATCTTAAATTTGCTCAAATTTTACAATTCTGTGACAATAGAGTTAAAGTACGCATAGATATGAAAATTAAAAAAATAATAGCTTCAATCATTTTTGCCGCCTTGATAACCGGTAATTTATTTTTGTTGAACGCTAACGCTCAGGATGGAGCAATGGACCCTACGGAGGAATCTGTATATGAGGAGTTTGAGTCTGCAGAAGAACCTGCAGAGGAATTTGCTGATGCTGAGATAGGGCCTGACATAGAGCACGGGAGACGTTTGTTTTCCAGTCAGTGTGCCAGTTGTCATGGCATTAACAGAGCTTTAATAGGACCCAAAATGTATGGGTCAGAAGACAATTGGGAAAACAGAGATGATTTATATCGCTGGGTGCGTAATTCTCAGGAATTAATAAGAGAAGGGCACCCCTATGCTGTACAGATTTTTGAAGAGTGGAATCGTTCTGTGATGCCTGCTTTTCCATTGTTGTCGAATGATGATATAGATGCTATTTTTGCCTATGTTGAACATGAGGCCACTTATGTTCCTGATGATGTAGCGCTTGATATAGACTTAATAGGTGTGCCTGCTGATGATGCCTTCACAACTACCTTTTTGATAGTACTTGTTATAGTACTGATTTTCACTTCTTTAATTCTTTATAGAATTACGATTGTACTTGACCGTCTTGCAAAAGAAAAAGAAGGTGAGCCAATCCCTGTGCCGGTTCCATTCTATAAAAGTAAAAAGCTAGCGGTGACTATCGGATTGGTTGTTATTATCTTTTTAGGATACAATGTGGTCGATGGGGCTATAAATTTAGGTCGTCAGCAAGGATACGCACCAACACAGCCAATTAAATTTTCTCATGCATTACATGCCGGAGTTCATCAGATAGATTGTCAATATTGTCATGGTGGTGCAGCGAAAGGCAAGCATGCAAACATACCTGATGTAAGTCTTTGTATGAACTGTCACGCAGCAATAAAAGAAGGGCCGGAATATGGCGAAACTGAAATTGCAAAATTGATAGAGTATTGGGAAACAGGAACGCCCATTAAATGGGTAAGAATTCACAATTTGCCGGATCACGTATATTTTAATCATGCTCAGCATGTGAATGTTGCAGGACTTGATTGTCAAAGTTGTCACGGACCGGTTGAAGAAATGGACGTATTGTATCAGCATGCCAGCTTATCTATGGGTTGGTGTATTGATTGTCATAGAACATATGATGCCGATTTTCAGAATAATGAATATTATGAGATATATGAAAGGTATCACCAGGAATTAAAATCAGGAGATAGAACAAGAGTAACTGTCGAGCAGATTGGTGGAACAGATTGTCAGTCTTGTCATTATTAATTTGTTAAATAAAGTTAAGTATTACCCATGGTAAAAGCTTCTAAAAAATATTGGAAAAGCCTTGATGAGCTAAATCAAACACCGGAATTTGTTGAACAACAAAAAAATGAATTTCCTCAGGAGTTAGAGGTGAATCCCGGTGATGATAAAAAAGATTTGTCTGAAGTTCAGGGCGGAAGAAGAGATTTTCTAAAAGTACTAGGTTTTAGTGTTACAGCGGCTACTATTGCGGCCAGTTGCGAAATGCCTGTAAGAAAATCAATTCCCTATTTGGTAAAACCGGAGGAGATAACACCCGGTATCGCAAATTATTACGCTTCATCTTATGTAGATGGAGGTGAATATTGCGGTGTTTTGGTGAAAACCAGAGAAGGAAGACCTATCAAAATTGAAGGGAACACTTTAAATCCTATTACAAAAGGAAATACATCAGCCAGAGTACAGGCTTCAGTTTTGAATTTGTATGATGGTCACAGACTTCAGTATCCTATGAAAAATGGTGAAAAAACCGATTGGGAGACTGTTGATGGTGAAATTTTAAACTTACTAGAGCAAGCAGCTGCGGCTAATAATCAGGTGGCTATTTTATCCTCCTCAATCATTAGCCCTTCACTTAAGAAAGCAGCTGCAAAGCTGATGGAGAAATATGGGAATATTAAGCATGTAACTTATGACGCTAATTCAGTTAGCGGTCTTTTAGATGCAAATGAAGCTACTTTTGGTAAAAGAGTGGTTCCTCATTATGATTTTGAAAAGGCAGATATTATAGTAAGTATTGGAGCAGATTTTCTGGGTAACTGGATTTCTCCCTCTGAATATTCGAATGCTTATGTTCAAAGAAGAAAAGTATCTAAAGATAATTTGAACATGAACAGGCATATTCAGGTTGAAGCCGGTATGTCACTTGCAGGGGCAAATGCAGACACAAGAGTTATTGTAAAGCCTTCTGAAGAAGCTGCTTTTATACTTCATTTATACAATGCTTTAGCAAGAAAATCAGGAAATGCCACTTTATCAAACCTTCCAACATTAAATGTTTCTGACAAAGCTCAGTCAATTGCCGATGAACTATGGGCAAAAAGAGGTGGTTCATTAGTAGTTTCAGGTATAAATAATAAAGATGTTCAACTAATTGTAAATGCAATTAACAGCATTCTTAATAATTATAACTCAACTATATCAATATCTAAAGGTACTGAATTGAGACAGGGGAGCGATGAAGCTTTGGATGGATTAATATCAGAATTAGAATCTGGCCAAGTTAATGGAATAATAATTTTAGACTCCAACCCGGTTTATGATACCAGATATGGAAAAAGATTTGAAGCAGCCATAGATAATCTTGAATTATCGGTTTATATGGGAGAGTATCCCGATGAGACAAATGCTGTTTCTACTTATACTTGTCCGGTACACAATTATCTGGAAGCATGGAATGATGCTCAGCCGAGAAATGGGGTTTTTGCATTGGGGCAACCAACGATTGAGCCACTGTTTAAAACAAGACACGCAGGGGAGTCCTTTTTGAAATGGGCCGGTGAAGAGCAGAACATGTATGATTTTATTCGCAAAAATTGGCAAGAAAATATTTTCCCAATGCAGGAAGTTCATTCCAGCTTCAATACATTTTGGGATGTATCTCTTCACAATGGTTTTGCAAAAGTAGATATCCCTGAAAGGCCGGAAGAGCTTAGCACAGATAGCCCACAAATAGATGTTCAGTCTGCTGCCGGAAATGTTAGAAATGTAGAAAGTGGTGATTTAGAGATTTTCTTCTATGAAAAAGTAGGTATTGGCAGAGGAAAGTTTGCCAATAATCCATGGTTACAAGAATTACCTGATCCAATTTCAAAAGTTACCTGGGATAATTACGCTACTGTTTCTCCAAAATTTGCTAAAGAAAATGGCTTTGGTCAAAGTCAGTATCAAAGAGATACAAAGCAATTTAAATTAATGGAGATAACACTTGATAATGAAACTCTAAAGTTGCCTGTGTTTATTCAGCCGGGACAGGCAGACAATACTATCGGATTAGCTTTAGGATACGGAAGAAAAAAATCAGGAAAAGCCGGAACTGATGTGGGGGTGAATGTATATCCATTTGTAAATTTTGATGGAAAGAATTTTAATTATTACCGCACGGATGCTCGATTTGAAGGTGTTTCCGGTATTTATAAATTAGCATCTACTCAGGATCATCACAGTTTGTTTGATGGTTTGAATGAAAGACCAATAGCAAAGGAAACAACACTTGAAGAGTATGCAAAAAACCCTAAAGCCGGAAATGAAGACAGAGATTTTGTATTGGATCACTTACATTCATTATATCCGGGGCACGAATTTAACGGACATCATTGGGGACTTGCAATAGACTTGAACTCTTGCATAGGTTGTGGAGCCTGTGCAGTTGCATGTCAGGCCGAAAATAATGTACCTGTTGTCGGAAGAGATGAGGTAGCCAATTCAAGAGAAATGCATTGGATTCGGATTGACAGATATTACACAGGTGAAGCCGATAATCCGGCTGTGGTTTTCCAGCCGATGATGTGTCAGCATTGTGATAATGCACCTTGTGAAAATGTATGTCCTGTTGCTGCAACACCTCACAGCATGGAAGGATTAAATCAAATGGCTTATAACAGATGTATTGGTACTAGATACTGTGCGAATAACTGTCCATATAAAGTAAGAAGATTCAACTGGTTTGATTATCAGAATGCGGATAGTTTCACTAAAGGCACTATTTTCGATAATGTTCAGGATGAGTTGGGAATGACTGAAGATTTAACCAGAATGGTTTTAAATCCTGATGTTACTGTTAGAGCAAGAGGAGTGATGGAAAAATGTTCATTCTGTGTACAAAGAATACAGGAAGGAAAGCTAAACGCTAAGAAAGATAGAAGAAAATTGGAAGACGGAGATATAAAAACAGCTTGTCAAACAGCTTGTGCAAGTAATGCCATCGTTTTTGGGGATTTAAATAATCCTGAATCAATGGTAGCGAAAGTAGATTTAGATGAGCGGACATTTAAAGTTATTGAAGAGATTCATACTTTACCTTCCGTCTCATACAAGACAAAAGTTAGAAACAGAAGTTCAAGAGAAGTATAAATTTATAATATCTAAATTTTTTTAAATGGCAATGTACGAATCACCCATAAGAGAGCCATTAATAACGGGAAAGAAAGATTATCATCAGATAACGGAGGATATTAGTCGTTCTACTGAAGGAGTTCCACCTCTGTCCTGGTTTGCATTAATGGGAGTAACATCTTTACTAACCCTGGTTGGATTAGTAGCAATGGGTTATACCATATTTATTGGAATTGGTGCCTGGGGGTTGAATAAAACAATTGGCTGGGCATGGGATATTACAAACTTTGTTTGGTGGATAGGTATTGGTCATGCCGGTACTCTTATATCTGCTGTATTATTACTTTTCAGACAAAAATGGAGAACAGGTATTAACCGCTCAGCAGAGGCAATGACAATCTTTGCTGTTACTTGTGCCGGTTTATTTCCTGCTATTCACATGGGAAGACCCTGGCTTGCATTCTTTATTTTTCCCTATCCCAATACTAGGGGACCTTTGTGGGTAAACTTTAACTCCCCTCTATTATGGGATGTTTTTGCAATAAGTACTTACGCTACAGTATCTATTTTATTCTGGTACTCCGGTTTATTGCCCGATCTTGCAACACTAAGAGATCGTTCTAAATCCAGTATCAGAAAATCTATTTATAATGCATTAAGCTTTGGTTGGACCGGTTCAGCAAAGCATTGGCAAAGATTCGAATCATTATCATTGGTATTAGCCGGTTTAGCTACACCATTAGTACTTTCTGTACATACAATTGTAAGCTTTGACTTCGCAACTTCGGTTATTCCGGGTTGGCATACAACGATTTTTCCTCCATATTTCGTAGCCGGTGCTATTTTCTCGGGTTTTGCAATGGTACTAACCCTAATGTTAATTACCAGAAAAGTGTTGAAGCTTGAGGATTACATTACCGTGGCTCACGTAGAGTCCATGAATAAAATTATTCTACTTACGGGTTCAATTGTTGGTATAGCCTATATAACAGAGTTATTTGTGGCCTGGTATTCAGGGTTTATATATGAACAGTACGCTTTTTATAACAGAGCCTTGGGGCCATACCTTTGGGCTTACTGGATAATGATGACTTGTAATGTTATCAGCCCTCAGTTTTTCTGGGTAAAAAAGTTCAGAAGAAATTTGTACTTCACATTCGTTTTGTCAATATTGATAAACATCGGTATGTGGTTTGAGCGATTTGTGATTATTGTTACATCATTACACAGAGATTATTTACCAAGTAGCTGGACATACTTCACCCCAACATGGATAGAAGTCGCTATATACTTAGGTACTATAGGCATGTTCCTGACATTGTTTTTACTCTTTGCACGAACCTTGCCGGTTGTTGCAATAGCAGAGGTTAAATCAATTTTTAAAACTTCCAGCGAAACAATGAAAAATAAGCAAAAAGAAAAATTAGCAGAATCAGAAACAACTACAAACACTTAATCATGGATAAATACATCGTAGGGTTATTCAAAGATGAGGAAATTTTGATGGATGCCGTCAAAGAGGTTAGAACAGCCGGCGTTATCATTGATGATGTGCAAACACCTTTTCCTGTTCACGGACTGGATGAGGTTATGGGACTAAAAGAATCTAACCTTCATACGGCCGGCTTTTATGGTGGATTGACAGGAGCTGCTATTGCATTTGGTTTTATGACTTGGGTAAATACATCCAGTTATCCGCTGAATATTGGTGGTAAGCCTTTCTTCTCAGTTCCTTCATTTATTCCTATTACATTTGAGTTGACGATATTACTGGCTTCGTTTGCTATATTTTTTGGATTTTTGATTCGTTGCGGGCTTTATCCCGGAAAGCAACCTAAAATTTTTGATAAAAGAATTACTGATGACATGTTTGCCATGATTTTCAAAGTAAATGAAAATACAACAACAGAAGAAGAAGCAAAAATCAGAAATTTGTTAACAGATAATGGAGTAGCTGAAATTAATGTTATTGATTTTGACGAAGAAGACGAATAATTTAAAAATAATTAGAGATGAGGTTTAATCTTTTTATAACAGTTTGCCTGACAATCATTATGATTTCATGTAGCAATGATCCGGAAAAGCCGGGTAGAATATTTATGCCTGATATGGTTTATCACCGCTCATATCAGCCCTATGCTCCCAGCCCTGTTTTTGATGACTCACTTTCTTCAAGAATGCCTGTGCATGGAACTATTCCATTTGGAGCATTACCGCAAGATCCGGATGTTCAAACAAATGAAAATATGTTAATTTCTTTCAGATATCACCACTATATTCCAAACACTGAAGAGGGATATGAAATGGCCGGAGAAATGTTGGAAAATCCTTATCATTTAACAGAAGAAATTATTAGCAAAGGGAAACGATTATATGCTATAAATTGTGCTGTTTGCCATGGAGATGATGGTGGGGGAGTTGGTCCAATTGTAGAAAATGGAGCTTATCCTCAAGTGCCTTCTTTTCAGGATAGATTACCATTAATAACTGAAGGGCAGATGTTTCATTCCATAACTTACGGAAGGAATTTAATGGGGCCATATGCAGGACAAGTAACACCTGAAGAAAGATGGGCACTTATTTATTATATTCAGCAATTGGCAGGAACCGGTCCTTTTATGGATGAGGGTACAGAAGAAGAAACTGAAGCTGAGATTATTATCACAGCCGAATTATAAATTAATAATTAATCTGCTAGGAAATGACAGAAACATTTAACTTTTCAGACAAAGCGAAAAAGATATTATTAGGACTCATTGCTATTGGTATATTGGGACTCATTTTGGGTTTTGTTTTATATAGCGATAACAACAGAGTATGGGCGAATTTACTTCTAAACGGGTATTACTTTTTAGGCATTACCCTTGCCGCAATATTCTTTGTTTCCGTACACCAGGTAGGGTATTCAGGGTGGCATGTTCTTATTAAGAGAATTCCGGAAGCTATGGGAGCTTTTATTCCTTTTGCCAGTGCAGTTATCCTATTAATAGTTATTGGTACGGCAGCAGGTTTCCATACCTTGTATGAATGGGCAGTTCCCGGAGTTACGGATCCTAATTCTGATAATTATGACAGCATTATTGCGGGTAAAGCTCCGTATTTAAATATTCCATTCTTCACAATTCGTATTGTTATTTATATCATTTTATGGATTGCCTTAATCACATTTATCAGAAAACTTTCTCAAAAAGAAGATTTAGTAGGAGTTTCTATTTATGGCAAATCAAAGTTGTATGCTACTTTATTTCTTGTGGTGTTTGCCATAACATCTTCTACTATGTCTTGGGATCTGGTAATGTCAATTGATTCTCATTGGTACAGTACTCTTTTTGGATGGTTAAACTTTTCAAGTTATTTAGTGGCCAGTGTCGCTATTATGATACTTATATTGATTTATTTAAAATCAAGAGGTTATATGTCTGCGGTGAATGAGAATCATTTACATGATTTAGGTAAGTATCTGTTTGGTTTCAGTATTTTTTATACCTATCTGTGGTTTTCACAGTATCTTTTGATATGGTATGGAAATATTCCTGAGGCTACTTATTATTACTATTACAGGTTTAAAACTCCTTTCTTCCAGATTTTGTTTTTTGCTTCATTAATTATAAACTTTATCTTGCCTTTCTTTGTTCTTATGACAAGAAAATCAAAGAGGAGAGTCAATGTATTGGCTTTCGTTTCTATCATGCTCTTGATTGGACACTGGATAGGCTTCTATTTTATGATAATGCCGGGTACTGTAGGACCGGAAGCAAGTATTGGAATAGTTGAAATATTTATGGCTATCGGATTTTTTGCAGCGTTCTTCTTTATTGCGCTCAGGGCACTTACGACTACTTCTCTATTGCCTGTGAATAACCCTTATGTTAAAGAAAGTTTAAAGCATCATACTTAAAATTTAAAGTGAAATAAAATACAT is a window of Chitinophagaceae bacterium DNA encoding:
- a CDS encoding cytochrome C — its product is MKIKKIIASIIFAALITGNLFLLNANAQDGAMDPTEESVYEEFESAEEPAEEFADAEIGPDIEHGRRLFSSQCASCHGINRALIGPKMYGSEDNWENRDDLYRWVRNSQELIREGHPYAVQIFEEWNRSVMPAFPLLSNDDIDAIFAYVEHEATYVPDDVALDIDLIGVPADDAFTTTFLIVLVIVLIFTSLILYRITIVLDRLAKEKEGEPIPVPVPFYKSKKLAVTIGLVVIIFLGYNVVDGAINLGRQQGYAPTQPIKFSHALHAGVHQIDCQYCHGGAAKGKHANIPDVSLCMNCHAAIKEGPEYGETEIAKLIEYWETGTPIKWVRIHNLPDHVYFNHAQHVNVAGLDCQSCHGPVEEMDVLYQHASLSMGWCIDCHRTYDADFQNNEYYEIYERYHQELKSGDRTRVTVEQIGGTDCQSCHY
- a CDS encoding DUF3341 domain-containing protein, whose product is MDKYIVGLFKDEEILMDAVKEVRTAGVIIDDVQTPFPVHGLDEVMGLKESNLHTAGFYGGLTGAAIAFGFMTWVNTSSYPLNIGGKPFFSVPSFIPITFELTILLASFAIFFGFLIRCGLYPGKQPKIFDKRITDDMFAMIFKVNENTTTEEEAKIRNLLTDNGVAEINVIDFDEEDE
- a CDS encoding hydrogenase, which codes for MAMYESPIREPLITGKKDYHQITEDISRSTEGVPPLSWFALMGVTSLLTLVGLVAMGYTIFIGIGAWGLNKTIGWAWDITNFVWWIGIGHAGTLISAVLLLFRQKWRTGINRSAEAMTIFAVTCAGLFPAIHMGRPWLAFFIFPYPNTRGPLWVNFNSPLLWDVFAISTYATVSILFWYSGLLPDLATLRDRSKSSIRKSIYNALSFGWTGSAKHWQRFESLSLVLAGLATPLVLSVHTIVSFDFATSVIPGWHTTIFPPYFVAGAIFSGFAMVLTLMLITRKVLKLEDYITVAHVESMNKIILLTGSIVGIAYITELFVAWYSGFIYEQYAFYNRALGPYLWAYWIMMTCNVISPQFFWVKKFRRNLYFTFVLSILINIGMWFERFVIIVTSLHRDYLPSSWTYFTPTWIEVAIYLGTIGMFLTLFLLFARTLPVVAIAEVKSIFKTSSETMKNKQKEKLAESETTTNT
- a CDS encoding 4Fe-4S dicluster domain-containing protein, whose amino-acid sequence is MVKASKKYWKSLDELNQTPEFVEQQKNEFPQELEVNPGDDKKDLSEVQGGRRDFLKVLGFSVTAATIAASCEMPVRKSIPYLVKPEEITPGIANYYASSYVDGGEYCGVLVKTREGRPIKIEGNTLNPITKGNTSARVQASVLNLYDGHRLQYPMKNGEKTDWETVDGEILNLLEQAAAANNQVAILSSSIISPSLKKAAAKLMEKYGNIKHVTYDANSVSGLLDANEATFGKRVVPHYDFEKADIIVSIGADFLGNWISPSEYSNAYVQRRKVSKDNLNMNRHIQVEAGMSLAGANADTRVIVKPSEEAAFILHLYNALARKSGNATLSNLPTLNVSDKAQSIADELWAKRGGSLVVSGINNKDVQLIVNAINSILNNYNSTISISKGTELRQGSDEALDGLISELESGQVNGIIILDSNPVYDTRYGKRFEAAIDNLELSVYMGEYPDETNAVSTYTCPVHNYLEAWNDAQPRNGVFALGQPTIEPLFKTRHAGESFLKWAGEEQNMYDFIRKNWQENIFPMQEVHSSFNTFWDVSLHNGFAKVDIPERPEELSTDSPQIDVQSAAGNVRNVESGDLEIFFYEKVGIGRGKFANNPWLQELPDPISKVTWDNYATVSPKFAKENGFGQSQYQRDTKQFKLMEITLDNETLKLPVFIQPGQADNTIGLALGYGRKKSGKAGTDVGVNVYPFVNFDGKNFNYYRTDARFEGVSGIYKLASTQDHHSLFDGLNERPIAKETTLEEYAKNPKAGNEDRDFVLDHLHSLYPGHEFNGHHWGLAIDLNSCIGCGACAVACQAENNVPVVGRDEVANSREMHWIRIDRYYTGEADNPAVVFQPMMCQHCDNAPCENVCPVAATPHSMEGLNQMAYNRCIGTRYCANNCPYKVRRFNWFDYQNADSFTKGTIFDNVQDELGMTEDLTRMVLNPDVTVRARGVMEKCSFCVQRIQEGKLNAKKDRRKLEDGDIKTACQTACASNAIVFGDLNNPESMVAKVDLDERTFKVIEEIHTLPSVSYKTKVRNRSSREV
- a CDS encoding quinol:cytochrome C oxidoreductase, coding for MTETFNFSDKAKKILLGLIAIGILGLILGFVLYSDNNRVWANLLLNGYYFLGITLAAIFFVSVHQVGYSGWHVLIKRIPEAMGAFIPFASAVILLIVIGTAAGFHTLYEWAVPGVTDPNSDNYDSIIAGKAPYLNIPFFTIRIVIYIILWIALITFIRKLSQKEDLVGVSIYGKSKLYATLFLVVFAITSSTMSWDLVMSIDSHWYSTLFGWLNFSSYLVASVAIMILILIYLKSRGYMSAVNENHLHDLGKYLFGFSIFYTYLWFSQYLLIWYGNIPEATYYYYYRFKTPFFQILFFASLIINFILPFFVLMTRKSKRRVNVLAFVSIMLLIGHWIGFYFMIMPGTVGPEASIGIVEIFMAIGFFAAFFFIALRALTTTSLLPVNNPYVKESLKHHT
- the atpC gene encoding ATP synthase F1 subunit epsilon; this translates as MKLQVLTPDKVIFEGESKGVQLPGINGSFEILENHAPIISALAHGKVRITKADGSVENLLIKGGIVDCLKNKVIVLIEGIQEKKDESNK
- a CDS encoding cytochrome c; translation: MRFNLFITVCLTIIMISCSNDPEKPGRIFMPDMVYHRSYQPYAPSPVFDDSLSSRMPVHGTIPFGALPQDPDVQTNENMLISFRYHHYIPNTEEGYEMAGEMLENPYHLTEEIISKGKRLYAINCAVCHGDDGGGVGPIVENGAYPQVPSFQDRLPLITEGQMFHSITYGRNLMGPYAGQVTPEERWALIYYIQQLAGTGPFMDEGTEEETEAEIIITAEL